One Streptomyces sp. NBC_01237 genomic region harbors:
- a CDS encoding WD40 repeat domain-containing protein: protein MRSYLTASGAALLLVLTGAATAVADDGGADRTFTIEDPRITESSGLAASPTHPGIYWTHNDSDDGPYIYAVDSRTGKTVATITMRGVGEPRDVEAISIGPDGNVYVGDIGDNLDGTWDHVWIYRFPEPKRLRDATVTATQFDVKYADGARNAEALMVHPKTGRVYIASKNEDGGGLYEGPAKLSTGGTNVFRRVGEVPWVTDGAFSPDGRELLLRSYFSARAYAFEGGRLGEDHAVSAPFQRQAESVTYTADGSALMFGSEGEGSEVERVDVKGGGGSGDGGKDAGRGSGSAGSGSGGDGADGDGEKGSMTLGAVVLAGVAVVWFALRRRRGGRG from the coding sequence ATGCGCTCGTATCTGACAGCCTCCGGTGCCGCCCTCCTGCTCGTGCTGACGGGGGCGGCCACGGCCGTGGCCGACGACGGCGGAGCCGACCGGACCTTCACGATCGAGGACCCCCGGATCACCGAGTCCAGCGGCCTCGCCGCCAGCCCGACCCATCCGGGCATCTACTGGACGCACAACGACAGCGACGACGGTCCGTACATCTACGCCGTCGACTCCCGCACCGGGAAGACCGTCGCGACGATCACCATGCGCGGGGTCGGCGAGCCCCGCGATGTCGAGGCCATCTCGATCGGGCCCGACGGCAATGTGTACGTCGGTGACATCGGCGACAACCTGGACGGGACGTGGGACCACGTCTGGATCTACCGCTTCCCCGAGCCGAAGCGGCTGCGGGACGCCACGGTCACCGCGACCCAGTTCGACGTGAAGTACGCGGACGGGGCGCGCAACGCCGAGGCGCTGATGGTCCACCCGAAGACCGGCCGGGTGTACATAGCCTCGAAGAACGAGGACGGCGGCGGGCTGTACGAGGGGCCCGCGAAGCTCTCCACCGGCGGGACCAATGTGTTCCGGCGGGTGGGGGAGGTGCCGTGGGTGACGGACGGGGCGTTCTCGCCGGACGGGCGCGAACTGCTGCTGCGGTCCTACTTCAGCGCCCGCGCGTACGCCTTCGAGGGCGGCAGGCTCGGCGAGGACCACGCGGTGAGCGCCCCGTTCCAGCGGCAGGCCGAGTCCGTGACGTACACGGCGGACGGCTCTGCGCTGATGTTCGGCTCGGAGGGCGAGGGGAGCGAGGTGGAGCGGGTCGACGTCAAGGGCGGGGGCGGGAGCGGGGACGGTGGCAAGGACGCGGGACGGGGCTCCGGGAGTGCCGGGAGCGGGTCCGGCGGGGACGGGGCGGACGGCGACGGGGAGAAGGGGAGCATGACCCTGGGCGCGGTCGTCCTCGCCGGGGTGGCCGTGGTCTGGTTCGCCCTGCGCAGGCGGCGTGGGGGGCGGGGCTGA
- a CDS encoding TetR/AcrR family transcriptional regulator, with protein sequence MTRNGSTAEADGTATGSGDIARSLELLWKTGDRPSRGPKPGLTLDRIVTTAVAVADAEGLGAVSMRRLSTELGAGTMTLYRYVPGKAELLDLMLDRVLGEPLTAGTADVPDDWRTAIDSMARTYLDNLRTHPWLLKINQARTVLGPSALRGLELALTGLRGMGLRDPELIAVIITVNSFVEGLARTQSHAVEAVQQTGLSDADFWEDQRPYLERAMLSGEYPMMAGMAEDTFSADFDHFEFGLRRLIDGFEVLVGERAGG encoded by the coding sequence ATGACGAGAAACGGTTCGACAGCGGAAGCGGACGGCACAGCCACCGGCAGCGGCGATATCGCGCGCAGCCTGGAGCTCCTGTGGAAGACCGGCGACCGCCCCAGCCGCGGCCCCAAACCGGGCCTCACCCTGGACCGGATCGTCACCACCGCCGTCGCCGTCGCCGACGCGGAGGGGCTGGGCGCCGTCTCGATGCGCCGGCTCTCCACGGAACTGGGCGCGGGCACGATGACGCTCTACCGGTACGTCCCCGGCAAGGCCGAACTCCTGGACCTGATGCTCGACCGGGTCCTCGGCGAACCGCTCACCGCTGGCACCGCCGACGTCCCCGACGACTGGCGCACCGCCATCGACTCGATGGCCCGCACCTACCTGGACAACCTGCGGACCCACCCCTGGCTGCTCAAGATCAACCAGGCCCGCACCGTGCTCGGCCCCAGCGCCCTGCGCGGCCTCGAACTGGCCCTCACCGGCCTGCGGGGCATGGGCCTCAGGGACCCCGAGCTGATCGCCGTGATCATCACCGTCAACAGCTTTGTCGAGGGCCTCGCCCGCACCCAGAGCCATGCCGTCGAGGCCGTGCAGCAGACCGGACTGAGCGACGCCGACTTCTGGGAGGACCAGCGCCCCTACCTGGAACGGGCCATGCTCAGCGGCGAGTACCCGATGATGGCGGGCATGGCGGAGGACACCTTCAGCGCCGACTTCGACCACTTCGAGTTCGGGCTGCGGCGGCTGATCGACGGGTTCGAAGTGCTGGTCGGGGAGCGCGCGGGAGGATGA
- a CDS encoding ATP-binding cassette domain-containing protein gives MSASGYAVLAEGVVKRYREKGRGRGGGGGKRALDGLDLAVRPGTVHGLLGPNGAGKTTAVRVLATLLRFDGGRVEVAGLDVRREPRLVRSRIGLTGQYAAVDEVLTGRQNLEMFGRLFHLGGGRARRRAGELLERFDLVEAADKGVREYSGGMRRRLDLAASMVLAPAVLFLDEPTTGLDPRGRGEVWDAVRAMVAGGTTVLLSTQYLDEADRLASHITVIDRGRAIADDSPDGLKNRIGGDRIEVVAAEAGDLPAVVRAVDRVAGGGLVVTDDTVHRVHAQVSDRVAALTEVARTLRDEGIAVEDIGLRRPSLDDVFLRLTGRGADEETAPDAKTANGENAKNANGKTGVAA, from the coding sequence ATGTCTGCGTCCGGATACGCGGTGCTGGCCGAAGGGGTCGTGAAGCGATACCGGGAGAAGGGCCGGGGCAGGGGCGGGGGTGGGGGGAAACGGGCGCTCGACGGGCTCGACCTCGCCGTCCGCCCCGGCACCGTGCACGGTCTGCTCGGGCCGAACGGTGCGGGCAAGACCACCGCCGTGCGGGTCCTGGCGACCCTGCTGCGGTTCGACGGCGGCCGGGTGGAGGTGGCGGGGCTCGACGTGCGGCGCGAACCCCGGCTCGTACGGAGCAGGATCGGGCTCACCGGCCAGTACGCCGCCGTCGACGAGGTCCTCACCGGCCGGCAGAACCTGGAGATGTTCGGCCGCCTCTTCCACCTCGGCGGCGGCCGGGCCCGGCGGCGGGCCGGGGAACTGCTGGAACGGTTCGACCTGGTGGAGGCCGCGGACAAGGGCGTCAGGGAGTACAGCGGCGGCATGCGGCGGCGGCTCGACCTCGCCGCGTCCATGGTCCTCGCGCCCGCCGTGCTCTTCCTGGACGAGCCCACGACCGGGCTCGACCCGCGCGGCCGGGGCGAGGTCTGGGACGCGGTACGGGCGATGGTGGCGGGCGGCACGACGGTCCTGCTCAGCACGCAGTACCTGGACGAGGCGGACCGGCTCGCCTCGCACATCACCGTGATCGACCGGGGCCGCGCCATCGCCGACGACAGCCCGGACGGGCTGAAGAACCGGATCGGCGGGGACCGGATCGAGGTCGTCGCCGCCGAAGCGGGCGATCTCCCGGCGGTGGTGAGGGCGGTGGACCGGGTGGCCGGGGGCGGTCTCGTCGTCACCGACGACACGGTCCACCGCGTGCACGCGCAGGTCTCCGACCGGGTGGCCGCGCTGACGGAGGTGGCGCGGACGCTCCGGGACGAGGGGATCGCGGTCGAGGACATCGGGCTGCGCAGGCCCAGCCTGGACGACGTGTTCCTGCGGCTGACGGGGCGCGGCGCGGACGAGGAGACGGCGCCGGACGCGAAGACCGCGAACGGGGAGAACGCGAAGAACGCGAACGGGAAGACGGGGGTGGCGGCATGA
- a CDS encoding ABC transporter permease — translation MTVLELDEGPVHAGPRHGRAYWALADSWNVTRRSLTHYQRQPASIIWQLGFPILSVLLYGYVFGSAMKVPGGGDYREFLMPGMFVTTMTMGFMNTAMAVVTDSGEGVIDRFRSMPMAPSAVASGRGVADLVVASAELAILAATALAIGWRAGGSPMEAVGAFGLLLLLRFSLIWVGVWLGLLVPNAEAAGGLYAVAFPVTMISSALVAPSLMPGWLGTVAAWNPISSTATATRELFGNPVAGGGTWVEEHALLMALLWPLVITLVFLPLAVRRFQRLNR, via the coding sequence ATGACCGTGCTCGAACTGGATGAGGGCCCGGTCCACGCGGGTCCGCGGCACGGCCGGGCCTACTGGGCGCTCGCCGACAGCTGGAACGTCACCCGGCGCAGCCTCACCCACTATCAGCGTCAACCCGCCTCCATCATCTGGCAGTTGGGCTTCCCGATCCTGTCCGTGCTGCTGTACGGCTATGTCTTCGGCAGCGCGATGAAGGTGCCGGGCGGGGGCGACTACCGGGAGTTCCTGATGCCCGGCATGTTCGTCACGACCATGACGATGGGTTTCATGAACACCGCGATGGCCGTGGTCACCGACTCGGGCGAGGGCGTCATCGACCGGTTCCGCTCCATGCCGATGGCCCCGTCGGCGGTCGCCTCCGGACGCGGGGTGGCGGACCTGGTGGTGGCCTCCGCCGAGCTGGCCATCCTGGCGGCCACCGCCCTCGCGATCGGCTGGCGGGCGGGCGGCAGCCCGATGGAGGCGGTCGGCGCCTTCGGACTGCTCCTGCTGCTGCGGTTCAGCCTGATCTGGGTGGGCGTCTGGCTGGGGTTGCTGGTCCCGAACGCGGAGGCGGCGGGCGGTCTGTACGCCGTCGCCTTCCCGGTCACGATGATCTCCAGTGCCCTGGTCGCGCCGTCCCTGATGCCGGGCTGGCTCGGCACCGTCGCCGCGTGGAACCCGATCTCCTCGACGGCCACCGCGACCCGCGAACTGTTCGGCAACCCGGTGGCCGGCGGCGGCACCTGGGTCGAGGAGCACGCGCTGCTGATGGCTCTGCTGTGGCCGCTGGTGATCACGCTGGTGTTCCTGCCGCTGGCCGTGCGCAGGTTCCAGCGGCTGAACCGCTGA
- a CDS encoding GNAT family N-acetyltransferase has translation MHRNKPLPFTTERLDALPLEAAYADEMATVLADPALHTYTGGAPEDVAALRARYERQSAGSPDPAEMWGNWVLRVREDGRLAGYVQATVRGAQAEIAWVVGTPWQGHGYAKEAAVGLVAHLREECSVRTVIAHIHPDHTASAAVAGAAGLAPTEEWEDGEVRWRNDVPGAAGAA, from the coding sequence ATGCATAGAAACAAGCCCCTGCCCTTCACCACCGAACGTCTCGACGCGCTGCCCCTGGAGGCCGCGTACGCGGACGAGATGGCCACCGTCCTCGCCGACCCGGCCCTGCACACGTACACCGGCGGCGCCCCGGAGGACGTGGCCGCGCTGCGCGCCCGTTACGAGCGCCAGAGCGCCGGTTCGCCGGACCCCGCGGAGATGTGGGGCAACTGGGTCCTGCGGGTGCGCGAGGACGGCCGTCTGGCGGGCTACGTCCAGGCGACGGTACGGGGGGCGCAGGCGGAGATCGCCTGGGTGGTGGGGACCCCGTGGCAGGGGCACGGCTACGCGAAGGAGGCGGCGGTGGGCCTCGTCGCGCACCTGCGGGAGGAGTGTTCCGTGCGTACGGTCATCGCGCACATCCACCCCGACCACACCGCGTCCGCCGCCGTGGCCGGGGCGGCCGGGCTCGCCCCGACCGAGGAGTGGGAGGACGGCGAGGTCCGGTGGCGCAATGACGTGCCCGGAGCCGCGGGCGCGGCCTAG
- a CDS encoding class I SAM-dependent methyltransferase, which yields MTEPAFLHATRDSYDTLAVDYAARSRGELAAKPIERAVLDAFAELVGKGGGGGLPVADVGCGTGRITEYLHGLGVDVFGIDLSPGMLAVARENCPGLRFEEGSMLGLDLPDASLGGLLAWYSTIHVPDEELPRVFAEFHRVLAPGAHVQLGFQVGDEPLPMNDGWGHEISLVFHRRQVEGIAELLRRAGLEVRARLWRERDTDGAFPERAPQGFVLARRPIVSGGRQDEDTN from the coding sequence ATGACCGAACCCGCTTTCCTGCATGCCACCCGCGACTCCTACGACACCCTCGCCGTCGACTACGCCGCCCGCAGCCGCGGTGAGCTGGCCGCCAAGCCGATCGAACGGGCCGTGCTCGACGCCTTCGCCGAACTGGTGGGCAAGGGGGGCGGCGGCGGTCTCCCGGTGGCCGATGTCGGTTGCGGGACGGGCCGGATCACGGAGTATCTGCACGGTCTCGGCGTCGACGTGTTCGGGATCGACCTGTCCCCGGGGATGCTGGCCGTGGCCCGCGAGAACTGCCCCGGGCTGCGCTTCGAGGAGGGGTCCATGCTCGGCCTCGACCTCCCGGACGCGTCGCTGGGCGGACTGCTGGCCTGGTACTCGACCATCCACGTACCGGACGAGGAACTCCCGCGGGTCTTCGCCGAGTTCCACCGTGTGCTGGCGCCGGGCGCCCACGTACAACTGGGCTTCCAGGTGGGCGACGAACCCCTGCCGATGAACGACGGCTGGGGCCATGAGATCTCGCTCGTCTTCCACCGGCGTCAGGTGGAGGGGATCGCCGAACTGCTGCGCCGGGCGGGCCTGGAGGTACGGGCGCGGCTGTGGCGGGAGCGGGACACCGACGGCGCGTTCCCGGAACGGGCGCCGCAGGGTTTCGTACTGGCCCGTAGGCCGATTGTCAGTGGTGGGCGTCAGGATGAGGACACCAACTGA
- a CDS encoding DUF4259 domain-containing protein: protein MGAWDIGHFDNDTAADFGGRVDDAPPEKRADVLRGALTAVAGMSPQDYVDDGEVAVAAAALIAAQCPGGEPVTTAYGPKKPLPPLPADLRPLAVRALDRVTAENSETLELWTDGGAGEEWLAGVAALRAVLAAAPGE from the coding sequence ATGGGCGCCTGGGACATCGGCCATTTCGACAACGACACCGCGGCGGACTTCGGGGGCCGGGTGGACGACGCACCGCCGGAGAAGCGCGCGGATGTCCTCAGGGGCGCGCTGACAGCGGTGGCGGGCATGTCGCCGCAGGACTATGTGGACGACGGCGAGGTGGCGGTGGCCGCCGCGGCGCTGATAGCCGCCCAGTGCCCCGGCGGTGAGCCCGTCACCACCGCCTACGGCCCGAAGAAGCCCCTGCCCCCGCTCCCCGCGGACCTGCGCCCGCTCGCGGTCCGGGCCCTGGACCGGGTCACCGCCGAGAATTCGGAGACGCTGGAACTGTGGACGGACGGCGGTGCGGGCGAGGAGTGGCTGGCCGGGGTGGCCGCCCTGCGCGCCGTACTGGCGGCGGCACCGGGGGAGTGA
- a CDS encoding Uma2 family endonuclease, translated as MSAAAVEHPCDGEPEISLLESANELSEQLPGRRVEIIGGVITVAPSPDGRHGHALTKLMRPFIAAGLDDGESAIIQGIGVWLPSGPHDYAIPDLALVDEDFDDHLAENSCYDPSVFRLVAEVTSGNYQNDLRIKVVAYAQAKIPVYVILDRKHSRIHVLTEPLAGGYDRHEVYAPGQEAPLPASIGAEVSLDVAELVQAGRPKR; from the coding sequence GTGTCTGCAGCAGCAGTCGAGCACCCCTGTGACGGTGAACCGGAGATCTCGCTGCTGGAGAGTGCCAACGAACTCTCCGAGCAGCTCCCGGGGCGCCGCGTCGAGATCATCGGAGGCGTCATCACCGTGGCTCCATCGCCGGACGGCCGACATGGCCACGCACTGACCAAACTGATGCGTCCGTTCATTGCCGCAGGTCTCGACGACGGCGAATCCGCCATCATTCAAGGTATCGGCGTATGGCTGCCCAGTGGCCCGCACGACTACGCCATTCCTGACCTGGCCCTGGTGGATGAAGACTTCGACGACCACCTCGCCGAGAACAGCTGCTACGACCCCAGCGTCTTCCGTCTGGTCGCGGAGGTCACCTCCGGGAACTACCAGAACGACCTCCGTATCAAGGTCGTCGCGTATGCCCAGGCCAAGATCCCCGTCTACGTCATCCTCGACCGCAAGCACAGCCGCATCCATGTCCTGACCGAGCCGCTGGCCGGAGGATACGACCGGCACGAGGTGTACGCCCCCGGTCAGGAGGCCCCGCTCCCCGCCTCCATCGGCGCCGAAGTCTCCCTCGATGTCGCCGAGCTGGTGCAGGCGGGCCGCCCGAAACGCTGA
- the serC gene encoding phosphoserine transaminase, whose product MADIKIPADIKPADGRFGAGPSKVRTEALDALAATGTSLLGTSHRQAPVKNLVGEVRDGVRSLFSLPEGYEVILGNGGSTAFWDVATHGLIESKSQHLNFGEFSSKFAKAAKLAPWLADPTVIASDPGTHPDPRAEVGTDVYAFTHNETSTGVAAPVKRVAGADEGSLVLVDATSGAGGLPVDITESDVYYFAPQKSFASDGGLWIAAFSPAALDRAARVHASGRHIPEFFSLPTAIDNSLKNQTYNTPALATLFLLNEQLKWMNTQGGLDFTTGRTAASSQHLYGWAEESKYATPFVTDPAKRSQVIGTIDFADEIDAAAVAKVLRANGIVDTEPYRKLGRNQLRVAMFPAIDPSDVQALTACIDYVIEKL is encoded by the coding sequence GTGGCCGATATCAAGATTCCCGCTGACATCAAGCCCGCCGACGGACGTTTCGGCGCCGGACCCTCCAAGGTGCGGACGGAGGCGCTCGACGCGCTGGCCGCCACCGGCACCTCTCTTCTCGGTACGTCCCACCGCCAGGCCCCGGTCAAGAACCTGGTCGGCGAGGTGCGTGACGGTGTACGCAGCCTCTTCTCCCTCCCCGAGGGATACGAGGTGATCCTGGGCAACGGCGGCTCCACCGCCTTCTGGGACGTCGCGACGCACGGTCTGATCGAGTCGAAGTCCCAGCACCTGAACTTCGGCGAGTTCTCGTCGAAGTTCGCCAAGGCCGCGAAGCTCGCGCCGTGGCTGGCCGACCCGACGGTCATCGCCTCCGACCCGGGCACCCACCCGGACCCGCGGGCCGAGGTCGGCACCGACGTCTACGCCTTCACCCACAACGAGACCTCGACGGGTGTCGCCGCGCCGGTCAAGCGTGTCGCGGGCGCCGACGAGGGCTCCCTGGTCCTGGTGGACGCCACCTCCGGCGCGGGCGGCCTGCCGGTCGACATCACCGAGTCGGACGTCTACTACTTCGCCCCGCAGAAGTCCTTCGCCTCCGACGGCGGCCTGTGGATCGCGGCGTTCTCCCCGGCCGCCCTGGACCGCGCCGCGCGCGTCCACGCGTCGGGCCGCCACATCCCGGAGTTCTTCTCGCTCCCGACGGCGATCGACAACTCCCTGAAGAACCAGACGTACAACACCCCGGCGCTGGCCACCCTCTTCCTGCTGAACGAGCAGCTGAAGTGGATGAACACCCAGGGCGGCCTGGACTTCACCACCGGCCGCACGGCCGCCTCCTCGCAGCACCTGTACGGCTGGGCCGAGGAGTCCAAGTACGCGACCCCGTTCGTCACCGACCCGGCGAAGCGCTCGCAGGTCATCGGCACGATCGACTTCGCGGACGAGATCGACGCCGCCGCCGTCGCCAAGGTGCTGCGCGCCAACGGCATCGTGGACACCGAGCCGTACCGCAAGCTGGGCCGCAACCAGCTGCGCGTGGCGATGTTCCCGGCGATCGACCCGTCCGACGTCCAGGCCCTGACGGCCTGCATCGACTACGTGATCGAGAAGCTGTAA
- a CDS encoding cytochrome P450 family protein: MTRIALDPFVADLDGEGAVLRAAGPLAEVELPGGVHCYAVTHHAEAKALLTDSRIVKDINVWGAWQRGEIPMDWPLIGLANPGRSMLTVDGTEHRRLRTLVAQALTVKRVERLRAGIEALTNASLDRLAALPEGQSVDLKAEFAYPLPMNVISELMGVDAADHPRLKQLFEKFFSTQTPPEEVPQMMADLGALFTKIVDGKRTNPGDDLTSALIAASEDGDFLTDEEIVNTLQLIIAAGHETTISLIVNVVEALQTHPEQRERVLNGEIAWESVIEETLRWNTPTSHVLIRFATEDVEVGDKVLPKGEALIVSFGALGRDEAQYGPTAGEFDAARTPNRHIAFGHGPHVCPGAALSRLEAGIALPALYERFPKLDLAVPAAELRNKPIVTQNDLYELPVDLG, encoded by the coding sequence ATGACCCGGATCGCCCTGGACCCCTTCGTCGCGGACCTCGACGGCGAGGGCGCCGTACTGCGGGCGGCCGGACCACTGGCCGAGGTGGAGCTGCCGGGCGGGGTGCACTGCTACGCCGTCACGCACCACGCCGAGGCGAAGGCGCTGCTCACGGACAGCCGGATCGTGAAGGACATCAACGTCTGGGGCGCCTGGCAGCGCGGCGAGATACCGATGGACTGGCCCCTGATCGGCCTCGCCAACCCGGGCCGCTCCATGCTGACGGTCGACGGCACCGAGCACCGCAGGCTGCGCACCCTGGTCGCGCAGGCCCTGACCGTGAAGCGGGTGGAGCGGCTGCGGGCGGGGATCGAGGCGCTGACGAACGCGAGCCTGGACCGGCTGGCGGCGCTGCCCGAGGGGCAGAGCGTCGACCTGAAGGCGGAGTTCGCCTACCCGCTGCCGATGAACGTCATCAGTGAGCTGATGGGCGTGGACGCCGCCGACCACCCCCGCCTCAAGCAGCTGTTCGAGAAGTTCTTCTCGACGCAGACGCCGCCCGAGGAGGTCCCGCAGATGATGGCGGACCTCGGCGCCCTGTTCACGAAGATCGTCGACGGCAAGCGGACGAACCCGGGCGACGACCTGACCAGCGCCCTGATCGCGGCCTCCGAGGACGGTGACTTCCTCACCGACGAGGAGATCGTCAACACGCTCCAGCTGATCATCGCGGCCGGTCACGAGACCACGATCAGCCTGATCGTCAACGTCGTCGAGGCGCTCCAGACCCACCCCGAGCAGCGCGAGCGGGTGCTCAACGGGGAGATCGCGTGGGAGAGCGTGATCGAGGAGACACTGCGCTGGAACACCCCGACCTCGCACGTCCTGATCCGGTTCGCCACCGAGGACGTGGAGGTCGGCGACAAGGTGCTGCCGAAGGGTGAGGCGCTGATCGTCTCCTTCGGCGCGCTGGGCCGCGACGAGGCGCAGTACGGCCCGACGGCGGGCGAGTTCGACGCCGCCCGCACGCCCAACCGCCACATCGCCTTCGGCCACGGCCCGCACGTCTGCCCGGGTGCGGCCCTGTCCCGCCTGGAGGCGGGGATCGCGCTGCCCGCGCTGTACGAGCGCTTCCCGAAGCTCGATCTCGCGGTGCCCGCCGCCGAACTGCGCAACAAGCCGATCGTGACGCAGAACGACCTGTACGAGCTCCCGGTCGACCTCGGCTGA
- a CDS encoding cytochrome P450 has product MTGCPVTHGSVPLSGPRFQTDPVQLYRDMRRDHGSVAPVVLDGDVPAWLILGYRELHQVTGDPVLFSRDSDLWNQWARIPADWPLLPMIGRKQPSILYTVGERHSRRAMMISNALEGVDPFSLKRYAEEFADGLIDRFCSTDGTDIIAEYAMLLPALVLAKLYGFSNETGAALVGSINDMIDGRERALAGQQHLASSMVQLLVDKHAAPGDDVASRMLADDGGFTDEEIAQDLMVMMAAGHQPTADWMGNSLRLMLTDDRFAASLSGGRHSVAEAMNEVLWEDTPTQNVAGRWASRDTHLGGRHIRAGDLLLLGIAAANGDPQVRTHASALTGGNNAFLSFGHGEHRCPFPAQETAEVIARTGIEVLLDRLPDVDLAVPAEALTRRPSPWLRGLTDLPVRFTPTPALGGRP; this is encoded by the coding sequence GTGACGGGCTGCCCCGTCACCCACGGGTCCGTACCGCTGTCCGGACCCCGCTTCCAGACCGACCCCGTGCAGCTGTACCGGGACATGCGGCGCGACCACGGCTCCGTGGCCCCGGTCGTCCTCGACGGCGACGTGCCCGCCTGGCTGATCCTCGGCTACCGCGAACTGCACCAGGTCACCGGTGACCCGGTGCTCTTCAGCCGGGACTCGGACCTCTGGAACCAGTGGGCCCGCATCCCGGCCGACTGGCCGCTGCTCCCGATGATCGGGCGCAAGCAGCCCTCGATCCTCTACACGGTCGGCGAACGGCACAGCCGGCGCGCCATGATGATCAGCAATGCCCTGGAGGGCGTCGACCCGTTCTCGCTGAAGCGGTACGCGGAGGAGTTCGCCGACGGACTCATCGACCGGTTCTGCTCCACCGACGGGACGGACATCATCGCCGAGTACGCGATGCTGCTCCCGGCACTCGTCCTGGCGAAGCTCTACGGCTTCTCCAACGAGACCGGTGCCGCGCTCGTCGGCTCGATCAACGACATGATCGACGGCCGGGAGCGGGCGCTCGCCGGACAGCAGCACCTCGCCTCGTCCATGGTCCAGCTGCTGGTCGACAAGCACGCCGCGCCGGGCGACGACGTCGCCAGCCGGATGCTCGCCGACGACGGGGGCTTCACCGACGAGGAGATCGCCCAGGACCTGATGGTCATGATGGCCGCGGGCCACCAGCCGACCGCCGACTGGATGGGCAACTCGCTGCGCCTCATGCTCACCGACGACCGGTTCGCCGCCTCCCTCTCCGGCGGCCGGCACAGTGTCGCCGAGGCGATGAACGAGGTGCTCTGGGAGGACACCCCCACCCAGAACGTCGCCGGGCGGTGGGCCTCGCGCGACACCCACCTCGGCGGCCGGCACATCCGCGCCGGGGACCTGCTCCTCCTCGGGATCGCCGCCGCCAACGGCGACCCGCAGGTACGGACCCACGCCTCGGCCCTCACCGGCGGCAACAACGCCTTCCTCTCCTTCGGCCACGGCGAGCACCGCTGCCCGTTCCCCGCCCAGGAGACCGCCGAGGTCATCGCCCGTACGGGCATCGAAGTCCTCCTGGACCGGCTGCCCGACGTGGACCTCGCCGTCCCCGCCGAGGCGCTGACCCGCCGCCCCTCGCCCTGGCTGCGCGGTCTGACCGACCTGCCGGTGCGTTTCACTCCCACCCCCGCCCTCGGAGGAAGACCATGA
- a CDS encoding GTP-binding protein, whose amino-acid sequence MDSATSDRAALRATADNGLKIVVVGGFGVGKTTMVRSVSEIRPLNTEETMTRAGEAVDHLDGVHAKTSTTVAFDFGRITLDARSVLYLFGAPGQERFWFLWDRLFSGTLGAVVLVDTRRLADSWYAIDRLEHHGTPFIVACNDFGGPLHTEQQIREALDLSEDIPLVECDARDRSSSKYVLITLVEHLQTLAARARTPQATLTATSASPPAKTPEPTP is encoded by the coding sequence TTGGACTCCGCAACCTCTGACCGTGCCGCCCTGCGGGCGACGGCCGACAACGGACTGAAGATCGTCGTCGTCGGCGGCTTCGGCGTCGGCAAGACCACCATGGTCCGATCCGTCAGCGAGATCCGCCCGCTCAACACGGAAGAGACCATGACCCGCGCGGGCGAGGCCGTCGACCACCTCGACGGCGTGCACGCGAAGACGTCCACCACGGTCGCGTTCGACTTCGGCCGCATCACGCTCGACGCACGCTCGGTGCTCTACCTCTTCGGCGCGCCCGGACAGGAACGCTTCTGGTTCCTGTGGGACCGGCTGTTCTCCGGGACGCTGGGCGCCGTCGTCCTCGTCGACACCCGGCGGCTCGCCGACTCCTGGTACGCCATCGACCGGCTGGAACACCACGGCACGCCCTTCATCGTCGCGTGCAACGACTTCGGCGGCCCGCTCCACACCGAGCAGCAGATAAGGGAGGCCCTGGACCTCTCCGAGGACATCCCGCTCGTCGAGTGCGACGCCCGGGACCGGTCCTCCAGCAAGTACGTGCTGATCACGCTCGTCGAACACCTGCAGACGCTGGCGGCCCGCGCCCGGACCCCGCAGGCGACCCTGACGGCGACCTCGGCGTCCCCGCCGGCCAAGACCCCGGAGCCCACCCCGTGA
- a CDS encoding DUF742 domain-containing protein, with protein MTTAPRPRPGRDDDPDRLYTLTGGRSRSDSAAFDLVTLVVSECDPSPGMQSEHVAILRMCERPTAVVEIAASLSLPVSIVRIMLCDLLDTSRISARHPRTARVADRLPDPDILEQVLVGLRNL; from the coding sequence ATGACGACGGCGCCCCGCCCCCGCCCCGGTCGCGACGACGATCCGGACCGGCTCTACACCCTCACCGGTGGCCGCAGCCGCTCCGACTCGGCCGCCTTCGACCTGGTGACCCTCGTCGTCTCGGAATGCGATCCGTCTCCCGGCATGCAGTCGGAACACGTCGCGATCCTGCGGATGTGCGAGCGCCCCACGGCGGTCGTCGAGATCGCCGCGAGCCTGAGCCTGCCCGTCAGCATCGTCCGCATCATGCTCTGCGACCTGCTCGACACCAGCCGGATCAGTGCCCGCCACCCCCGTACCGCCCGTGTCGCGGACCGGCTCCCCGACCCCGACATCCTGGAACAGGTGCTCGTTGGACTCCGCAACCTCTGA